The nucleotide window CAAAAACATTTCGTCTTCATTTTCTGATTATCAATACTACAgtattaaagacatttcaggtTATGGGtaggtattttgaaatgtcgCCTTATTAAATAAAACGTATATACTATCGATTGCATACGACAGACACATTATCGACTTTTTTCTGTTTCATTCTAATGTATACATTCTATAATGGGTATTGTTATGAAGATTATTCAAGTCTGAAAGTGGCCTTCATATAGACTTAAATAACACTTCGTTTGCCTTTTTCTGCTTAATTCCACTGACTGATTGTCATAATAGGAACCAACATGAGGTAGACTAAGTCTTGTCTATTATTAAATACTTTGATAACATagatatgaatatgaataacgACCAAGACAGCAAAATATGAAGTGGTACTAATTGCACTTTCGCTAAAAGGCACAAAGTAATGTAATTCATTTTCAAAGGTGGTTGTGCACGTGACCAATGATCTTATGATGGAAGGCATCACAATTCACTGGCATGGAATGGTACAACGTAATACACCGTGGATGGATGGAGTGGCTGGTGTGTCACATTGCCCTATAAACCCTGGAGAAACGTTTACCTACAGGTAGCAATCGCTTTTCTTCAAAGTTCGTATTCTATCAATTCAGAGTGGTTTGATAGAGAACTTATCTCAGCTTTCCGAAATCGTACATTTACTTGCGTAAAGATAACGAATCTATGCATGTTTACAGAAGGTACGTCTTTTAGCAAAAAGGTCACACCTTTTTGTTTCTTGaatgtgactttccttctaggTTTCTGGCTACACCTCCCGGAACACATTGGTACCACTCCCATCTTGGAACACAGAGAACGGATGGATTGTATGGAGCATTGATTGTGTTACCTCCTGAAGAGACTGTAGAGGTGAAGTACAGCTATAAGTGAGGTGTTCATGGGAAGCTGGTAGttaatgttgtattgaaatagGCTTATCTGCAATGAAGGTGTAACTGTAACTCTGCATGAAAAGATGATGATGAcgttaatgatgatgatgatgatgatgatgtgatgatgatgatgatgatttggaAGAAGCTAATGatcattgatttttttcttgacagGTTAAGGAGACTACGGATCCAGACTATGAAGGCGAATTCATAATGATTCTCCATGACTGGATGAGAGACATCTCCCTAGATATAAACAATCGTATATTGTGGGAAATGCAAAGGTAGATATACCCTAGGCAACCACAAGTGATGTTTTATATACCAATGCTTTCATGAGATCCATAAAAACAGAAGACATTCAAACGTGAGACAATTTGTGATGTGATTCTCATACAGCTCGCAAATAATGTCAAAGTGTGAAAAATTAgctattacatttttaaaaattactatACCCTTGGTCCTTTTGTTTATGTCTTTGCCTGTTACCCTatcttctgtctgtctatctgcatgtctgtatgtatgtttatctCTTACACAGGAAGACACGCACAGAGAAAGAGACTTTAATTTTTGTGatcaatttctcatttttgatGCAGATTTTATCCTGGTTATGGTACAACGTCGTCTTGTTTTTATCAAACAAAGCAGTCTGACGGTACTGAAATTGGTGTTACCCCATTTAGGTCCGGATTGATAAATGGCAAAGGTAATATTGAAATGACATGGTGTGAAAACTTGGTCAACATCATTTGAGCTTGTTATGATAACTTATTCTCTTTTTGGTGTGGGGTGTTTTTATTATTATCTCTCATAATAATATTGCATGTAATGAAAGTGATCATTCagattgaaaaatatgaatataaactTCATTTTGATCTGACAAAACATCATTCTTTAGCAAAGTTGATTCATATTCTCTCAAAACTGCTGCATAGCTAGTCGAGACTCCAGCTGCTACTAGTTACAAATCGAAACGAAAACTCTTCAGCAAGGCGAGCTTTTtagcggagcttatcaaataggctgatttttttaaaggcaagttttgtcatttttggtcaaaaatttatttcacaaaaaccgcttgtctgacagctttggtatttggtatacaggtttataCGGATGAGCAAAATGTGATCTATTCTAATTAcgataaaatgtacaattttatagtttttggTCAGTTTTcgcaattttggtaaaaaaatgtgtttctcaaaaaacactAGTCTGATGGggttgatttttggtatacgtTTCCTACAGATGAACGTAATGTGATATACTGAATAAgtgatgaaatgtgcaattttgtattttgaggcaatttttaccattatggtcaaaaaatttgtttcacgaaAACTACTCGTCTGcagctttcaaatttgttatacaggttTCTGGGATTATCTTATTTATGgtgtattgaaataatgataaaatctgcaattttgtatttttggggcaaattttgccatttttggtcaaaattatgtttctcaaaaactacttgtctgatagctttgatattcgcTATACAaagttcctacagatgaactaaatgtgatatattgaaattatgatgaaatctgcaattttgctttgggcaatttttgctattttggttaaaacatttatttctcaGAAGCCGTATTTTGGCaactttttcacattttttgtcagaccactgaaatgagctatcacaGATTGCCACCTTGTTTATCAACAAATATGTCAAATaaatattctctacataacacagcgtcTATACGTAATACAGCGGgtctatatcggccgctaggtagTTTGTtttaagttttgctcaaacgtaTCACTTTCGTTCTTAGAATGCCAATAATTTGGTTTTGCAATGTTGATACTTTCCAACTTAGGTTTATTTTATCCATATGAGAGAAGTCCAAGACGAGACGTCATTGATAACAATCTGATACCCATGGAAATATTCACCGTCAAACGACCATTATCATATCGTTTCCGTGTCATCAATGCTGCTATGATCTACGCCTTTAGAGTGTCTATCGACAAGCACAAACTTCACGTGATCGCTGTTGATGGTAATAGGGTCCGGACAGTTATTGCGGACGAAGTCATCATAAACTCCGGTGAAAGATTTGATTTCTACATCGAGACCACGGAATTCGCCAACAACTTCTGGATTCGTGCCACAACTCTTGAAACGTCTGACATCAATGGTGTAAGTACATGACTTTTTGCAATGCTTTTGTCGAAGACAAATAACAGTTTATTTGAACTTTATATAGTAATATGACCATGCGGATTGTATGCGATACATTCAGCCAATCAGACACTTCTATGACTTTCTACCAATCACTGTGGACTAATCTCCCGCCAAAATGTTTCTCCTTTGGTTTTCTATCGCGTTCGTTGCAAGCCTATCAAAGGTGCGTTTACTTTGCTACATTTCTAGTCTTGTTCAGTTCTTTCCCTCGCACTGTCAGTGCAGCAATAAACCTAGTGAGTTCATTGCTTACACGTTTGTTGTTGCTTCTTTACGAAGTCAGACTTAGCaaccttgatcataaaacccCATCACCACAGTTTTTCTTTGAATGTATTTTGTTTCTTAGCCTTCTTTCCAATGTGTGCTAAAACAGTTTATTAACCCGGCACATATAACGAAATTATTTGTTAAGTGTACATATTTCTTAAAATTGTTATTGTCATCCACATTGAACTTCAGTTGTTaatgataaataataaacacataATGGCTGTGTTGAAAAATTGATCACTGGGCATTTTAGCATGATGGATTCAGATAAAACAATCTTATTTCATGCATAGAAAAGCAAAACATAATATGGTGTTATGATAAGTTACAACTAATGTATGTTTAAGGGAATATTAAACAGGAGCACAACGCAGTTTGTGATTTGATTCTGGTTTACTCCATTCTTGCAATTTTAAGAACTTCGACCTTTACTCGAAGTGGTTTTAGAGAGGTCACGGAAGGCAACATTTTCGTAGACCTAAAGACTCCATCAAAGGATTTTTACTCCTACGACGACACGTGCATCTTAAACCCTAGTTTTGTCTTAAGAAGCATTTAGCCTTCCATACAAATATGATACACTGCACGATGTCATAGCCTTCAACCCAAGTCAATTCAACCAAACCGAACCAAACCAAGCAAAACAAAAGCCATTTGGATAGTAAAAAGAATTACTTTTTTTAAATAGTTGTGGATCTCAACTGAATATTTAGGTTCAGAATAAACAAATGACCCTTAGAGACATAATGGATTTTCAAACCTCTTCCGTGAATTGTTATTCTGCAATTTTTGAGGACtggttttattaatttttcacaaaattaaatgtTCACAAAGTATGAAAGAAAGTAGGAAACCGTATTATCTCGTTTATGCCTAAACCTCTCCAGTTTCCTCcaaatatgtcaataactctCGTTCTAGCAAAGATTCAGCGCAAGTTTTATCGCGTTAACTTAAGTAGTTTTGTTCTTTGCACACATTTAGAATACTGTGTATCCAGGACATGTAGAAGCTATCTTACACTATGACGCAGCACCTGCGGAAGCTGGCCGACGACCACGCCAACTCAGTGTACTCAAACTAGTCATTGTGTTGCTTTGAATTGTCCCTTCGGGTAAGGAATAAGCTTCGCAAACCCTACAtttacattatttcattttacatacattGTATCTCGTTGTAGGTATATTTCATAGTACAACGTTATTTGATGAGCGTATAAATAGGTACGCAGCCAATTCTAAATACCATGGCCCATGAATGACcgacaaaatgttttgttttaccTCCATCACCTCTCAAAAGAAGCAATGGAAAGTAAAAAGTGATAACTGCACCTTTCCCAAATTAAAGTAAATCCGGATACTTAACTCGAGGAAGATGCTGGTTTTTGTGGAGTCTTGACTGACAAGTCATAAACtacattcattttcaaaatttgcgacCGCAAACTACATCATGTGGCCGTTGACGATTTGCCTTTAAGGAACCATCTGAACTCATGAACTAACGTTTCAGGTCAAAATAGAAGTGAATTTACGTGTTTCTCGCCTCTTTAGCAAACATAGCTGTCGTAAAAGAACTGCTCGTTCATAAAGAGAAGGAATGCAATTTTCACATTCACCTAGTCATGCAAAGAATCATGCACTACTAGGCTTGTAAAAGCCGAAACAAGATAGATTCTGATACTCACATTGAACCGCATCGTAGAATGCTTTTCACGCATCTACAGGTAATTGTGCGTTGTTCCCGTGTGCAAATTTGAACGAACTTAGTTTCGACTTGTATTACTTGGTACTTCGGATATGAGAAATTGCAATAAATGGTCATGTGACGACAATAACGCCTTGCATGCTGAAATAAAAGGATGAATAAATGCATACTTCTGTCCAATGACCTTGTACTTAATTTACCATATGACAACAATAATGGCTTGCATGCTGATATAAATGGATAAATATGTGCATACCTctgttcaatgtccttgtacttaGTTTGCAAGTCATGTCGGACCGCAACGCAAAACAAACTAATTTGCATACGTACATTTCGGTATTGTTTATTAACTTTCTACTAATGTGGGACAAATCGACAGAGAAATATCTGATTAATCTGTCTAAATATGAAACAATATCAGATGGAGGCAAAATTGGCGTAATTGATCATATCGAATACAGAAATTGCGATCAATATGTACGTCAGTGTAACTTGTCTAATGTCATCCTTGAATGAAATAAGTTCGAGTATATCTTAGGAACAGCGAATGATACTGGGGAAAGTCATGACAAAATGGTGCGCTTTCATGGAAAGGATCTCCGAAAACGCGCCATAGTTGATTAcacttttgatgaaattcgGCATAGAATGTTTAGTGACCTGGCtgaacttgaaataaaaaagctTATGCCATATATTTCATACATGGTACTGGAAAATGACAAGTTAGAGACAAATCgttgaaaatgtattgaaatattACCAACGGTGAATAATAATTGAAAATTGTACCATTACTTCTCTCTGACATGCACTGTCTGTAACCGTTCTGTGCTGTTACCGATAAAACACCTTCAAATATAGACAGGCAAACACCACTGCGGTATTGTTTCTGTGTTTGGACACAGGAGCAGGGGTCAATGATAAAACCTATGAATGTTTCATTCATGTATGAGAAACTTGACCGAGCTCACACCTATCAACggctgaaagtatggcgccaaCAGCTAAAGAACGCTCGATTCTTCGGTATTGCTACTTATGTAGAGACTAAAGATGTAGGAACATTGACAATGTTTCCCATGGTCACCATAAACACCTCTAAGTTGTcgcattttcttttcaaactcaCCGGAACAGCTTTTCTATTGATGCTAAAGAATCTGGACAACTTAAAGAAAAACATCCGACAAtttattgtaaaaatatatacagtatatatgaACATCATTAATTACCATATCTTTTGATAATTCCAGATTCAGGAGACATTCTTTAAAACAGCGACATGAAATTCCTCGTTACACAGTATGGATCTTGTTGAAATACCATTGACTAATATAGAGCCGCCATGAATTCTATAGAActtgtttgacaaaaagaagcTTAAGATGGTATTATTATCCTGTACAATCTCAGTTAGTATTGAGATGATCGAAACTTATATACTACACATTAAAGCAACGggaatttgttttcaatttattaCATCAACGGTCTTGTATGCTTAACTTTAGTAAAATAAGACAATGTCGCACATATGTTTGGCACCCAGAGTCATGCAGTTGCACAGACCTAATATCGTCATCTTTGGCATAGGACATCTGACTCGACTCTCTCATTTTATGTACTGCGGTCTTCTTCCTTCACTTGCTCTGTAATCATTTAAATCACATTCTGTCTTTACCAGGTACTTTCCACCGAGCAAAAATATAGACTGTATACCAATTTCACATGTCAAAGCAGCATCTAGTCAACCCCCGCCTCCAGCGATCCCGAACGTAGCAGCGATCCAAGTGACGACAGTAATGCCGAAGAAATCTTCATTAACTTTCACTTTGCTGGGACCATTTCAAGGCGGTCTTCTGTTAACGGGAGACGTTTCATCCCACCATCAACGCCACCCATGGTGCGCGCTTTagcatttctttctttctattCTGGTTCAACAATGTACAGTAGGGTGTAATTTGTATCAATCGAATCGGCGTGCTAAGCACTTGGATAGAGATTTTATAGCCAATGTAACACGATGTCTTACTACCTTTGGTTCTGACTGGCCTGATGCATAAAATCTTTGTATAGAAGGTTCATCAGCATGTCATTATGCAGACTTATTACTCCCTTGAGAAGGGGCTTCTTGTACTAGAAAAACACCTTGCATTGTGGTGTCAATATTTTACGCCCAGCATAGACTTGTCGGTATCTATTGGCAGTTTTTCTCATGCCAAAGTGCAATTACTAACATCGTGCAGTTCTGTCGAGAATTGGTGACTGTCTCCAGTTTGTAAGAATTTATATCTATGAAGGAGACTCTCTTTGTGGTACAAAACATGATAATAGCAATTCCATTTCTATTCTTTCAAAAGACACTTCCTGGTGGACAATATGAGGACTATATGACGGTGTGTAACGAGGCAGAGTGTTCAGAACGACACTGTAGTTGTACTCACTTCATTGAAATCAAGACTGGCAAAGTGGTTCAGATCACCCTCTACAACATGGTTCAATACCCAGGTATGTAAACCTGCGGAAGGGAGTCACCAGTAGTCCTACGGTGGGTTCCCTTCTTGCGTCACCTTACTTGCTGTCAATAATCTGAATGAACCGGATTGTCGTGAGGGATAATTCTATGGAAACAGGGATCAAACTATGCAGGATTAAAAAACTAATTTCTTCTGATGAAGTCAGCGCAGAGGGTGAAACTGTCACAAGGAGTTGATATCTTCAATCTGTGACTAATTATGGCAGACCCGTTTatatttctatcactttcaGGCGAAGGAATAAGAGGAACGCCTCATCCTGTACATATCCATGGCCATCATTTCTATGTCTTAAAGACCGGTTATGCCCAATATGACGCCAATGGGTTATATACTGGCGACAACGAAGATATCGACTGTGGAGAGGATGAACGTTGTAACTCTGGTAAATGGCGTAACTGCAGCTGGGGAGGAGACAATATTCCTGGTTTGAATCTTGTAAACCCTCCAATGAAAGATACAGTCATAGTACCCGTTGGTGGATATGTTGTAATCAGATATGTGGCAGATAATCCGGGTATGTTCATGTAAAAGCAACAACTCAGTAGAGGCGATCATTAGTCAAATATTATTTGTGTAAATAATTGAACATTTATTCGTGAGTTAATTTGTACAACAGTTACCATTTTCGACTGTAAAGAAAGATTGTGCATTGAAAGTATGCCAGACAGATTGATTGCAGATGAGACTTTCCTTGTACTACAATTTGTGAATATATTTTCGCTAGGAATGCGTTCTGCATTAAACGTCGCTTGTACTATACCCAACTGTTACAAAGTTCAGTCATCACATTGAAGATAATTTAGAGATAATGGGCGACGCCTTAATAACGTTGATTTATGGGgaagggcaagaggaaagccaaaattaacgggcgaggcttgccgtcCATATATAAAGTGTCTGCCAACAAGTGCTTCATATTGTTTTATGAttaattatgatctttgtacaaatcacaatttacgttttaaCTGAAAGGTACGATGTTGGCATTACTATTcgtattcacgggcatgtaaacaaaccattactgcaTATTTTGAGCAGTAACGTGGTTTAGCTCGAGCAATTGAAAtacaatggacagggcatggtaatataatgctcTACAAACTTAACCTTTTTCACCTTTGAAGAGGACAGTATgtgcaacttttgatgatttttttcactgaatGCCAACACCAGTTTCTTGTATTTCTGCATAGACCATGTTGAGATACTCAGGGTCTAACTTGATGACCTAATCTTCATGGACTGCattgtttttaaaattctgGTCCTGACTAGaatacaaatgaaaacaatatagtGTATTTTAAAGGAATAAATGCTGTATTGATTAGCTAAATAGTAGGCGTTTCGATAGGCTTTAGGGAGTTGCACAATAATCAGAAAATACAGCTACTGGTCGTCTAAACATATTTGATGTGCCGAAAGTCCGATTAACTCTTCCATGCTACGACTGACAAACTTGGTGGAGACGAACATCGCAATATTGACCTTTAAAAAGCAGGTCAAAATTACCTTGCCCTCGTACACGATCGCGAGTGGCGATCAGTTAATTACTAGTATTGAATTCTACCCGTGGAAAGTTTCTCAGTATTCGCAATCAGACACAACCTTGCATGATGTTCTAATCCTCGCCATTACATGTTTGCTTATTAGGCTGGTGGTTCGTACACTGTCACATCGAAATACACCAAGTTGAAGGAATGGCCCTGATGATCAAAGAAGGTGACGAGAGCGAGATGAAGAAGCCGCCGAAGAATTTCAGAACATGTGGTCACTTTACCTGGTCGGCGGAAGAGTTCAACGAGAATATGTGTgggtattattattattaataatattatagggctcagcccttggtgtcgcgccaggggttaagattggcaatgttatttgtattgattcatgataaactgtaattgttacttcataaacgtttatatgacaactatgcccagtttccctctgatgaaagcagttcacgtacttacacgacgtcaaaccctgcagcagggcaggtatagattttctgtagcgtgtaaaaattttggacaaaattggcaatttttacaatgataacagcctatggcgttaaacaagggacgtattatgcaataattatcattgcaatggtaaccgcactgcccaccttccgcgttccgtctaaaaacttgcaatttttgaatctaattattgacacagggggcgctcttctataattcaatcccagcattctttgcgtatacccccgttcatatgcacgacagttttctccgtttatctatatcaacgatactttgtatcagcgacaaggtgtataataacatttactggctaataaaagagtatattttataaaggcatgttatatcatagtaatttgtttcgtatttgtttatttacgagtactcaaaaaaaaaaacatggcggcgcccaagaaagaagggtacacttccggttactcgcatagtatattatgaataagcgcatgcgtagtcagtaagccgctggcgcgactattactaTTATTCCTTTATTGCGGACTTCAAACATGTCCATATGCATGACAGAAAagaaacatacataaatatactgATCTCGTGGGAACATAGAACGAGAATCGGTCTTTGAAATACATTCCATCAATATTGACTCAGAGTAAGAAAACTGTCTTCATCCACCGTTTTCTCAAAGCAGATGTGAAGTACATAGTATCATGAATCTTTCGAATGATAACGTTGTCACTTGTTGATAGCGTTTCATTAAACCATAGATTTGCTGTCTGAACAGAGCATCAAAACTATCAATCCTATTACTGACAAACATTGAACTGGCGCTACGACGCCTGTCATAACCCAAAAGTATGCGGGCTGCATTGTTGTAGccaactttaattttttttcgggGTACTGCTATTGTAGCTGACCCAGAGATTATCACCGTACAATTGGTTCCAATACGGTTTAAATAGCTTGCATTTTACATTCATTGAGCAGAAGGAACGTTTTCTCAAAAGCATGTTGTTTTCGTGAAATTGCCTTGCCAAGCATTTTTCTATAGACTTTTTAGCCAATCTGTCACGACGTCTCACAAGCCTTCCTTCTGATCGGCTTGATTCATAAAATCGTTGTATTGAAAGTTCATCAACATGTCATTATGCACATGTTCAATATCAGCGTTATCACTGATATATTTGTCATAAGATAACCAAGATATTTTTCTTATCAACAAAGCCAAGTTTGACTCCATTGAGATAAACTGAAGGAAAGTGCTCCATcttacaacttttgaaaccacacGCATGCACTGCGTTTTTTCAGCATATCACCATAGTTGCTACAGATGATAACTAGCTTTCGAGTGTCCCTCATATACGGGCTTATCAAACAAATATCATTTGCGTACATAAGATGTTTATAAAAATACTACCAATAGTGTTACAACCAACACCAGAATTAATCAATCTATCACTCAAATCATCAACATATACACTGAAAAACTTGGGGGACAAGACTCCACCCTGCTTAACACCATTAATGACGGTAAAACTTTCTGATACACAGCAACCCCATCGAATAGAGAATCTCTGGGATCTGTAACATGAAAGTAGCTATCTAACAAAGAAAATCGGGACATTCCGAGTGATCAACTTCTTGAAAAATGACCAGAGGTTAACACGGTCGAAAGCTTTTGAACCATCCATGAACGTAAAAACTGCATTGCTACTATGGTTTCTATAATAGCTAATTACTTTTGTTAAGACAAGCATACGCATATCAGTTGAATGGCGGGCTTTGAAGCCAAATTGATAGGGTGAAGATTCAAGAAAAGACTCAATCTTGCACAAGATGACACATTCTAAAACCTTTGATGCAATAGAAGATAGCAGAATAGGACGATAGTTATTTTTATCACTGACATTTTTTTCTTATCCTTAATAACTGGGACCAACATAATGTCAGATAATCTTTGAggacaaaattgtaaattagcatcGAGGTAAAACACATACTCAACAGTACAGACACCTTGTCACTTGCATATAAAGAAATGGTTCAAGTAGAGGATAGGGAGTCAGGTCCTACTTATGCGTCTTTTATTAGATATCATAGGGTTTACAATTTGAGAGAGGGAGAATTTCttaaaatcatgatataaaGTCAGGTGACTTGTAACCCCGCAAATCAcaaattttccccttttgaaaaAGAACAAATTATCATTGCAGACTATAAACTATGCAGTTAACATAACGATActgtaagggagcattcgttttttacggggaggCGGGGCGGTGGAATTtaagcgacaaatgaaatgtaaaaagcgacccccctccaATCAAATTTCTAACATTCGACCCCCCAAATTCATCCATTGTAAAACGTGaggcccccccccaaaaaatcatcagatttgattcattaaccgttcgcaccctatggccctgggctgaaaaattaagcccttcaaaagtgtttgcgaGAAAAATAGTTACCtaccccaattttcatgcacaaaaacagCGACCCTCACCCAGATGTCACAAtctgtatcaataatatcttaagtgacttataatttcccatttgacctttaaactttcaaagatctactctttcaaatatgatattctcatcacgtacatttacatcaaattGTCAAAGTAAAGATTttaatagcaagttttgtattgtaaaaaaattatctacagtttcctcacataccacaatgtattgagaatcaacatttttggtgaaattccaaaatcaaattttttgcacacacatgaacttgtaatcgccttggtctaatcaagtacaccaATATCAATCAGATTTACCTAGTATtgtattattcatagtttcctcattgacaagatagtgaatcaacatttcggtgaaattccaaaatcaaatttcttgctcacacatgcaccggtaactaccctagtctgatcaagtacattaatatcaataatcaagagtctataaatacacagatttagctagttttgtatttaaaagaaattattcatagcttctcatagactactcatagattatgtatggaggacctgtgtattttctattttgcctgggagttcttgtgtgttatcactgtatacctagggagtccaggacgggaactttccagagagtgttttacgttgcatg belongs to Ptychodera flava strain L36383 chromosome 17, AS_Pfla_20210202, whole genome shotgun sequence and includes:
- the LOC139115491 gene encoding uncharacterized protein, with translation MNMAAWIALIFLLSPCVVFMTAGQLLQPNGDCNNQGTICEYKWKVEHRDTMVTYNETTGSGLPIFRDGDSFYKRNRDSCSARDPLSDLEKDKVITADGTYRSAIVINGELPGPPIIVNNGTQVVVHVTNDLMMEGITIHWHGMVQRNTPWMDGVAGVSHCPINPGETFTYRFLATPPGTHWYHSHLGTQRTDGLYGALIVLPPEETVEVKETTDPDYEGEFIMILHDWMRDISLDINNRILWEMQRFYPGYGTTSSCFYQTKQSDGTEIGVTPFRSGLINGKGLFYPYERSPRRDVIDNNLIPMEIFTVKRPLSYRFRVINAAMIYAFRVSIDKHKLHVIAVDGNRVRTVIADEVIINSGERFDFYIETTEFANNFWIRATTLETSDINGNTVYPGHVEAILHYDAAPAEAGRRPRQLSVLKLVIVLL
- the LOC139116621 gene encoding uncharacterized protein, with the translated sequence MAPTAKERSILRYFPPSKNIDCIPISHVKAASSQPPPPAIPNVAAIQVTTTLPGGQYEDYMTVCNEAECSERHCSCTHFIEIKTGKVVQITLYNMVQYPGEGIRGTPHPVHIHGHHFYVLKTGYAQYDANGLYTGDNEDIDCGEDERCNSGKWRNCSWGGDNIPGLNLVNPPMKDTVIVPVGGYVVIRYVADNPGWWFVHCHIEIHQVEGMALMIKEGDESEMKKPPKNFRTCGHFTWSAEEFNENMCGYYYY